TTGTTCGAAGGAAAGACCAAGATAGAACCTGTCATCTATTTCCATGATGCATTCAAAGGTGTGACCCCGGGTATCCGGTTGATACAAAGTTTCTGATAGTGGTCAGTTCAACAGCAGATAGTCAGCAGCTGGTCATTTGACCGGCTGTTTGTCTTCACAGGCTATACAATTAACGGAAATACCCGTAATTTCCGGCTATGCATATCAGGAACCTCACCCAGCAACTGGAGATTGATTATGTAATAAAGGATATCTGGCCCTTGCCACTGCATAAGCATACGCATTTTGAGCTCTTGTACATTATGCGGGGAAGAGGCCAGCATATGATCAATGGCAGTACTTATAACTATGAACAGGGAGACCTTTTCATGCTGGCGCCACAGGATAATCACTTCTTTGTATTCCAGGAACGCAGTGCCATCTGCCTGGTGAAATTTCATGCGGACTTCTTCCGTGATTTTATGCAGGATGATAAGTTCAGGGAACTGTTCACCACATTGTCCTCTCCTTATCGCAAGGTATCATCGCAGGGTAGTAACAAAAAAGATATCATGCCGCTCATGGAACTGATCATCCGGGAGCACCGGAAGGAATCTGCACATCAGCAGATCATTATCAAAAATGCCTTGTCCCTGATCATCGCCCTCACAGCCAAAGACGCGGCCGAACAGCTATCTGCTGCCAAAGATGATAAGATCCAGGCAATCCTTAGTTATATCCATCAGCATATAGCTGACAAACATCTGCTGTCGGTACAGAAAATGGCGGAAACCTTCCATATCAGCAAAAGCTATTTTAACCAGTATTTTAAAAACGCTACTGGCAGTGCCTACAAAAAGTATGTGCAGGAATATGCATTGAAGCTGATCGCTCATCAGTTTGTGAACCGTAACAGGACCCTCACCCAGCTGGCAGAGGAATTTGGTTATAGCGATGAAAGCCACCTGAACAGGGCCTTTAAGGCGTATTTCCATCTCACACCTTCTGCCTTCAGGAAACAACAGCTCACCCTGTGAAAGGTGCCGGTCGATGCCATATCAACTGGCATGTTACTTGAACCAATATAGCTAACGTAAATCAGTAATGACATAAGTGTGCCGCCTGACGATAGCAGTTGCCCGGTTCTAACGTATGTTCATTAAATTTGTAGTAATCCGCCAAAGAATCTGCACATGAAAAAGAACATACTGGACATGTCCGGTACCACGGCCATCCCTTTACAGCTGGACGTGGCTATTTCCTTTAAACCTTTTACTGACTATCTCCGCAGGAGAGTGGCCGGGGAAAGAACCGCCAAGGCTGGTATCTACAGGAATACACTTGAACTGTTTGATAAGTACAATGTACATGATAAGGATATTACCATGGAGAACGTGCATGAATATGCCGAACTCCTGGAGCAGATCTACGTATGCCTGTCACCACCCCTCGCAGAGGAAGCCGAACTGGCATGGGGGATCAGCTTCCCCTTTCAGCCAATCCTGTTTTATGGCACAGAAATGTTGTATCATCTCATGGAAAGCAAGGTGGCTGATCATGAAAAGTATATCATGACCAAAACCCCGGAAGAATTCCATAAGAGCCGGCTGCAGATGATCTATTCCTTTGTGTTGCAACGGTTATATAACTTCCGCATGTCCGTGAAGACAGAACAGTACCATGCGGGCATTAATACTGAAACAGGATTATTACAATATTTCCAGGTACATATCAACACCGACTTTCTGGAGGTTGAACCCGTAGGAGAGCTGCCTGTGCCCGATTTCGGCGAGATCTCCCTTTTGCTCGCAGAAAATGCCGGTCATGAGGCCTTCGAGAAGATCCTGCCGTTATCCGCCTTCCGTTTCAGGGGATTGTGTGTTATATCCGTGTCTGACGTAACGGTACAAAAGGCAGTGGATAATATCGAGAATGTCAGACTGGCCCGTACACCTGATAATGATGAATCCAGTTACCAGCATGTGATTCAGTCACTGAAGACCATTGTTGGTAATAAAAAGATAGAATTTGACCTCTTCCCGCTTGTGAAGATCAATAATGAGCCTGTCTACGGATATAAGAAAGCAGGAACAGGTATCCTGTTTGAAGTGTGGGGCGACAGATTATCTCCGGAGGTGTTCCGTAAGCAGGCTAAAGGGTACTTTTCCAATCCTAACTCCTTCTTCTCCCGCGACCTTTTTGGTCCGAAAGAGATGGAAGTGACCTTTCTGGAACACTTCCGTAAACTGAAGGTCCGCTCACTGGCTTTGCTGCCCGTATTCTACAGCCGGCAACCGGTGGGAGTGCTGGCCATGCATACCTGGGAAGATGAGACGTTCGAAGAATCCACTGTTTCATTGCTCGAGCCGGCATTACCAGCCATTGCCCAGTTGTTTGAGGTCTATATTGATGAGTTTAACCTGGAGATCGAAACGATCATCAAGGAAAAATTTACCTCTATCCAGCCTTCTGTTCAATGGAAGTTCAACGAAGTCGCCTGGCATTATCTGCATAACAGGAAAAAAGGACTGCCCGAGGCGGCTGAGACGATCCAGTTCTGCGGGGTGTACCCACTGTATGGCGCCGTAGATATCCGGAACTCAACCATCGAAAGGAACAAAGCCATCATTACAGACCTGGATAGTCACCTGACCCTGCTCACGAAGACACTACAGTCATTGCAGGCCGACCATCACTCTGTCCTACAGGAAGAAATGATCTATAAATGTGGAAAATGGAGGGAGGTCCTGGGCGTGCAGCAACTGAACGCGAATGATGAGAACCGGCTGGTAACCTTTTTCCGGGAAGAGACCACGCCCTATCTGACACATCTCTCCAAACAGAACGGGAACAGCCTGATATTACAGGAATACCTGGCTGCGCTCGAAAAGTTCAATAGCAATCTGCATGGTAGCAAACATGCACTGGAACTGTCCATGCAGATGATCAATACCGTCGTGAATAACTACTTTGAAGCAGAGAAGGATACCCTTCAGACTTCCTATCCCTGCTATTTTGAAAAGTTCCGTACGGATGGTATAGAATACGATATCTATATCGGACAAGCCTTTGCACCGGACCAGCCGTTCAATCATTTTCACCTGAAGAACCTGCGGTTGTGGCAGTTATCTTCCATGGCTGCCGTGGCTAAACTGACGGCCTCTCTCGTGCCTGACATGCCGGTGCCGTTGCGTACCACACAGCTGATCTTTGTGCATAACCATACCATTGATATCAGTTTCAGGGCGGATGAGCGCAAATTTGATGTGGAAGGCGCCTATAACATCCGGTACCAGATGATCAAAAAGCGGATTGACAAGGTGCGTCTGCGCAATTCCGAAGAAAGACTGACTGCACCTGACAAAATAGTGCTGATCTATTTTGATAATAAGGACATAGAAGACTACCTGCCGTTCATTCACTATCTGCAGGAGAAAGGAACGTTGAATAACGACCTGGAAGAACTGGAACTGGAAGATCTGCAGGGATTAAGCGGGTTAAGAGCGCTGAGAGTAGGGGTAGCGGATTTATGACGTCATAACCGCAGGACCATAAAACTACGATATATCGTAAGTTGTAATGCTGTGGATTTTTTTATAAGTTGTTGTTTTTCATTTGATTATTCACGTGGCATCTCGATTGTCTTATAAGTGGTAATTAAATCTGCCACCTTTATGATCTATAATACTGAGAACACGCAATTGAAATCAAAGATTCAGATCCATGCATTTGAATCAGCAGAAATGATCAATGAGCTATCCGATCAGCAGACTTATAAACCGGAGCATGTCGAGATATTATGGTGTAAATATGGTACCGGCATAGTAGAAGCAGATGGAAAGACGATGCCTGTCGAAGAGAACCAGATCTATTGTTTTCTGCCTGGCCAGCTGCGCAAGTTTCAGCTGGATGGTCCTGTAAGTGGTTATTATATTTCTTTCGCACCAGATTGCCTGTACCTGTCCTATCACCTGAAAGATATGATGTCTTCTTTCGAAGAATCCATTCTGAATATGCAGTTACTCAGCTTCCGGGCGGATGAAGAGATGCAGGAAGAGCTGGAAGAGATCGTGAAGAAGATGCAGCGTGAGTGTGAATGTAATCTCTGGATGCGTTCAGAAGTATTATCAGGACTACTGAATGTATTTATGATCTATTTATCCAGAGAGCTGGGACTGATGGGACAAACACAGGTGCTTTCGAGAGAAGGTGATATAGCCAGGAAATTCATGAAGATGCTGAAACAGCATTTTATTACCCGTAAGAGAGTGTCAGATTATGCAGATGCATTGAGTGTGACCCCTAACTACCTGAATGCAGCAGTAAAGAAAGTAACAGGTTTTACCGTAAGCTATCAGATCCACAAACAGATCATACTGGAAGCAAAACGCCGCATTCTGTATTCAGATAACAGCCTGAAAGAAATTGCCTTTGATCTGGGATTTGATAACCAGGCGCACTTCAGCAAGTTCTTTAAGGCGAAGACAGGCATGAACTATACGAAGTATAAGCATAGCATGGCAGAGATGGTGTGATACGGTAAAGAATCCGGAATTGCCCATGGAAAGAGCTGGCTTTTTTCAGTAATTGCATCACGTAGAAATTAATATAACCTGGCAGAAGATGTTACATCCGCTGCCAGGTTTTTTATTGCCCTGTAGTATAGTTATAGGTTGTGAATACACTACGAATGCAAAAACCAGGAAGCTGTTGTTGCCAACTACTTCCTGGTTCTTGTATGTTAATAAATGGGAAGATTATTTCTGGTAGGCTGCTAATGCTTCTTTTATGGCTTCAGATGAAGGTGCGTAAAAAGCTGGTCCTGATAACAGTGTCAGCTTTACCACTGGTTTGAACGCAGACATTTTTTTCTCTTTCAGATGGATCTGTGTGTTGTAAGCATCCAGTGCTCCTTTCACTACATTTTCGGCCACTTCTTTCGTATTAGAATCGATACCTGCATCTTTGATATCGCTGGCATGTGAATAAGACGTTACTCCGAGTCTCAGTGCTTCTCTCATACCGATAGCCCCAATAGTATACATCACATCTGCGTTGAATTTATTCCTGTCGCCCAGACCGATCAGCAGTACCTGTTTTGCCTTGACAGTGCCGGGAGGAGGGGTGATCAGGATGGTTTCGAATGCATGTCCTGTAAACTTGCCACTCTTCCGCAGCTCAGTGATGATACCATGTAATGATTCATCCAGGTGCAGCATACCATTCAGATTAGCTGGTAATGCAGGCGGATTGGTAATATCTCCTTCCGTATACTCAAATACACACGCGATCTGTAAAGGTGTTTCCTGTCCGGATGGCCCCATTACTTTTACTTCTACGGCTACGCCATTTGCTTTGCCTACTATAGCGGACGTGCCAAGTGCGGGCAGATCCTTTACCTGCGCCTGTACTGCGAATACAAATGAAAGCAGCAGGCCTGTCAGTGTTGTTTTAATTGTTCTCATATCTAAAACTTAAATGATAACTGTGTATTGAAGAAATATGAATTAACAGGAGAAGTGACCAGATGATCGATAAATGCACCGGTCTCAAAATACTGC
The DNA window shown above is from Chitinophaga agri and carries:
- a CDS encoding AraC family transcriptional regulator, which encodes MHIRNLTQQLEIDYVIKDIWPLPLHKHTHFELLYIMRGRGQHMINGSTYNYEQGDLFMLAPQDNHFFVFQERSAICLVKFHADFFRDFMQDDKFRELFTTLSSPYRKVSSQGSNKKDIMPLMELIIREHRKESAHQQIIIKNALSLIIALTAKDAAEQLSAAKDDKIQAILSYIHQHIADKHLLSVQKMAETFHISKSYFNQYFKNATGSAYKKYVQEYALKLIAHQFVNRNRTLTQLAEEFGYSDESHLNRAFKAYFHLTPSAFRKQQLTL
- a CDS encoding GAF domain-containing protein, producing the protein MKKNILDMSGTTAIPLQLDVAISFKPFTDYLRRRVAGERTAKAGIYRNTLELFDKYNVHDKDITMENVHEYAELLEQIYVCLSPPLAEEAELAWGISFPFQPILFYGTEMLYHLMESKVADHEKYIMTKTPEEFHKSRLQMIYSFVLQRLYNFRMSVKTEQYHAGINTETGLLQYFQVHINTDFLEVEPVGELPVPDFGEISLLLAENAGHEAFEKILPLSAFRFRGLCVISVSDVTVQKAVDNIENVRLARTPDNDESSYQHVIQSLKTIVGNKKIEFDLFPLVKINNEPVYGYKKAGTGILFEVWGDRLSPEVFRKQAKGYFSNPNSFFSRDLFGPKEMEVTFLEHFRKLKVRSLALLPVFYSRQPVGVLAMHTWEDETFEESTVSLLEPALPAIAQLFEVYIDEFNLEIETIIKEKFTSIQPSVQWKFNEVAWHYLHNRKKGLPEAAETIQFCGVYPLYGAVDIRNSTIERNKAIITDLDSHLTLLTKTLQSLQADHHSVLQEEMIYKCGKWREVLGVQQLNANDENRLVTFFREETTPYLTHLSKQNGNSLILQEYLAALEKFNSNLHGSKHALELSMQMINTVVNNYFEAEKDTLQTSYPCYFEKFRTDGIEYDIYIGQAFAPDQPFNHFHLKNLRLWQLSSMAAVAKLTASLVPDMPVPLRTTQLIFVHNHTIDISFRADERKFDVEGAYNIRYQMIKKRIDKVRLRNSEERLTAPDKIVLIYFDNKDIEDYLPFIHYLQEKGTLNNDLEELELEDLQGLSGLRALRVGVADL
- a CDS encoding helix-turn-helix domain-containing protein is translated as MIYNTENTQLKSKIQIHAFESAEMINELSDQQTYKPEHVEILWCKYGTGIVEADGKTMPVEENQIYCFLPGQLRKFQLDGPVSGYYISFAPDCLYLSYHLKDMMSSFEESILNMQLLSFRADEEMQEELEEIVKKMQRECECNLWMRSEVLSGLLNVFMIYLSRELGLMGQTQVLSREGDIARKFMKMLKQHFITRKRVSDYADALSVTPNYLNAAVKKVTGFTVSYQIHKQIILEAKRRILYSDNSLKEIAFDLGFDNQAHFSKFFKAKTGMNYTKYKHSMAEMV
- a CDS encoding M17 family peptidase N-terminal domain-containing protein; this encodes MRTIKTTLTGLLLSFVFAVQAQVKDLPALGTSAIVGKANGVAVEVKVMGPSGQETPLQIACVFEYTEGDITNPPALPANLNGMLHLDESLHGIITELRKSGKFTGHAFETILITPPPGTVKAKQVLLIGLGDRNKFNADVMYTIGAIGMREALRLGVTSYSHASDIKDAGIDSNTKEVAENVVKGALDAYNTQIHLKEKKMSAFKPVVKLTLLSGPAFYAPSSEAIKEALAAYQK